In Chrysoperla carnea chromosome 2, inChrCarn1.1, whole genome shotgun sequence, the following proteins share a genomic window:
- the LOC123291701 gene encoding uncharacterized protein LOC123291701 isoform X1 produces MKNANDVKINTSEKNEIKRQRLRVGDPDFEAPDGGWSWIICFACGIANLCLYPVLQQFGLLFRDKFEVSGITASQTSTIINTNTGLTSLMGLMNGALFRAFTYRKVSLFGSIICFLSIVLLTFSDSFGEYIVVYSILYGVGMGFTLPANALALNTYFDKKRRIATGFSWTATALGPVIMPHLISFLLNQYGVQGSVLLFAGLSANAIVCACLLHPVHWHTKFRDELKPENTNCVTLVIEDTDKKIDFYIPTPGTKMHKSASFISAQYIFNENDAETPGYEIIDPGTPMLCSGNDGLFTPKRSLYGSKQSLASQSKRYNTNYFDIDSKRASTQNLSISRNMSANNILTTYTKGLPYSESKKESMRKRKRSTSKNPKIEENADEELSALQQNGTEQPKTDNGEVLKEACAKLEELLSKQENGENESLLKKNGDTNNHKLIENEPEKEEEEKPTTFWQKIVIFFDLDLLNDPIYVNIMVGITLVWFAELNFSILTPFVLKDFNFNKSETANFMSVVATVDIIVRFLIPFASAKVSWDNRTFFMIGIMSMATGRIFLIATKSYLISLPIAALIGFGKGLRTIFMALAIPSHVPLTRLPAATGLQLLAGGCMSLILGPVVGWIRDSTEDYTLTLHLINVFVFATTASWTIEKLIMRHRNKKEKLKADLAKGGIVIKS; encoded by the exons ATGAAGAATGCAAATGatgtgaaaataaatacatcagagaaaaatgaaatcaaacgTCAACGATTACGTGTTGGTGATCCAGATTTTGAGGCACCTGACGGAGGATGGAGTTGGATAATTTGTTTTGCTTGTGGAATTGCAAAT ttATGCTTATATCCGGTATTACAACAATTTGGTTTACTTTTTCGTGATAAATTTGAAGTCTCAGGCATTACAGCATCACAAACATCAACAATTATTAATACGAATACAGGTCTAACATCTTTAATGG GATTAATGAATGGAGCATTATTTCGAGCTTTTACATATCGTAAAGTGTCGTTGTTTGGATCAATTATATGCTTTTTATCCATTGTATTGTTAACATTTTCGGATTCATTTGGTGAATATATTGTTGTATATTCAATACTTTATG gtgtTGGAATGGGTTTTACGTTACCAGCAAATGCTTTAgcattaaatacatattttgataaaaaacgaCGTATTGCTACTGGATTTTCATGGACAGCTACAGCTTTAGGACCTGTTATAATGCCACATCTAATATCGTTTCTGTTAAATCAGTATGGAGTTCAGGGTTCAGTTCTACTATTTGCTGGTCTTTCTGCCAATGCAATTGTTTGTGCATGCTTGCTACATCCGGTACATTGGCATACAAAGTTTCGAGATgag ttaaaaccaGAAAATACCAATTGTGTCACGTTAGTGATCGAAGACacagacaaaaaaattgatttttacatACCGACACCCGGTACAAAAATGCATAAAAGTGCCAGCTTTATATCAGCCCAATACATATTCAACGAAAATGACGCCGAAACACCAGGCTATGAAATTATTGACCCTGGTACACCAATGTTATGTAGCGGTAATGATGGCTTATTTACACCAAAACGTTCTCTATATGGTTCCAAACAATCATTAGCGTCTCAATCAAAACGTTACAACacaaattattttgacattGATTCAAAACGTGCTTCCACCCAAAATTTGTCAATATCTAGAAATATGTCAGCGAATAATATTCTAACAACATACACCAAGGGTTTACCATATTCAGAATCGAAAAAAGAATCAATGCGTAAGCGAAAACGTTCTAcatcaaaaaatccaaaaattgaagaaaatgctGATGAAGAACTTTCTGCACTTCAACAAAATGGTACAGAACAACCGAAAACCGATAATGGTGAAGTGTTAAAAGAAGCATGTGCTAAACTTGAAGAATTATTATCGAAGCAAGAAAATGGTGAAAATGAgagtttattaaagaaaaacggTGACACTAACAATCATAAACTGATCGAAAATGAACCAGAAAAGGAGGAAGAAGAAAAACCAACAACATTTTggcaaaaaattgtaatattttttgatttggaTTTATTGAATGATCctatttatgttaatattatgGTTGGAATTACTTTAGTATGGTTtgctgaattaaatttttcaattttaacaccATTCGTGTTAAaagactttaattttaataaatcagaaaCGGCAAACTTTATGTCTGTTGTGGCAACCGTTGATATTATCGTAAGATTTTTAATTCCATTTGCATCAGCTAAAGTTAGTTGGGATAATCGAACATTCTTTATGATTGGAATAATGAGTATGGCTACAGGTCGAATAT tTTTAATCGCaactaaatcatatttaatatctcTACCAATTGCTGCGTTAATTGGTTTTGGAAAAGGACTTCGAACAATTTTTATGGCGTTAGCGATACCTTCACATGTACCATTAACTCGATTACCAGCTGCGACTGGACTACAATTATTAGCTGGTGGATGTATGTCGTTAATATTAGGACCGGTTGTTG
- the LOC123291701 gene encoding uncharacterized protein LOC123291701 isoform X2, with translation MNGALFRAFTYRKVSLFGSIICFLSIVLLTFSDSFGEYIVVYSILYGVGMGFTLPANALALNTYFDKKRRIATGFSWTATALGPVIMPHLISFLLNQYGVQGSVLLFAGLSANAIVCACLLHPVHWHTKFRDELKPENTNCVTLVIEDTDKKIDFYIPTPGTKMHKSASFISAQYIFNENDAETPGYEIIDPGTPMLCSGNDGLFTPKRSLYGSKQSLASQSKRYNTNYFDIDSKRASTQNLSISRNMSANNILTTYTKGLPYSESKKESMRKRKRSTSKNPKIEENADEELSALQQNGTEQPKTDNGEVLKEACAKLEELLSKQENGENESLLKKNGDTNNHKLIENEPEKEEEEKPTTFWQKIVIFFDLDLLNDPIYVNIMVGITLVWFAELNFSILTPFVLKDFNFNKSETANFMSVVATVDIIVRFLIPFASAKVSWDNRTFFMIGIMSMATGRIFLIATKSYLISLPIAALIGFGKGLRTIFMALAIPSHVPLTRLPAATGLQLLAGGCMSLILGPVVGWIRDSTEDYTLTLHLINVFVFATTASWTIEKLIMRHRNKKEKLKADLAKGGIVIKS, from the exons ATGAATGGAGCATTATTTCGAGCTTTTACATATCGTAAAGTGTCGTTGTTTGGATCAATTATATGCTTTTTATCCATTGTATTGTTAACATTTTCGGATTCATTTGGTGAATATATTGTTGTATATTCAATACTTTATG gtgtTGGAATGGGTTTTACGTTACCAGCAAATGCTTTAgcattaaatacatattttgataaaaaacgaCGTATTGCTACTGGATTTTCATGGACAGCTACAGCTTTAGGACCTGTTATAATGCCACATCTAATATCGTTTCTGTTAAATCAGTATGGAGTTCAGGGTTCAGTTCTACTATTTGCTGGTCTTTCTGCCAATGCAATTGTTTGTGCATGCTTGCTACATCCGGTACATTGGCATACAAAGTTTCGAGATgag ttaaaaccaGAAAATACCAATTGTGTCACGTTAGTGATCGAAGACacagacaaaaaaattgatttttacatACCGACACCCGGTACAAAAATGCATAAAAGTGCCAGCTTTATATCAGCCCAATACATATTCAACGAAAATGACGCCGAAACACCAGGCTATGAAATTATTGACCCTGGTACACCAATGTTATGTAGCGGTAATGATGGCTTATTTACACCAAAACGTTCTCTATATGGTTCCAAACAATCATTAGCGTCTCAATCAAAACGTTACAACacaaattattttgacattGATTCAAAACGTGCTTCCACCCAAAATTTGTCAATATCTAGAAATATGTCAGCGAATAATATTCTAACAACATACACCAAGGGTTTACCATATTCAGAATCGAAAAAAGAATCAATGCGTAAGCGAAAACGTTCTAcatcaaaaaatccaaaaattgaagaaaatgctGATGAAGAACTTTCTGCACTTCAACAAAATGGTACAGAACAACCGAAAACCGATAATGGTGAAGTGTTAAAAGAAGCATGTGCTAAACTTGAAGAATTATTATCGAAGCAAGAAAATGGTGAAAATGAgagtttattaaagaaaaacggTGACACTAACAATCATAAACTGATCGAAAATGAACCAGAAAAGGAGGAAGAAGAAAAACCAACAACATTTTggcaaaaaattgtaatattttttgatttggaTTTATTGAATGATCctatttatgttaatattatgGTTGGAATTACTTTAGTATGGTTtgctgaattaaatttttcaattttaacaccATTCGTGTTAAaagactttaattttaataaatcagaaaCGGCAAACTTTATGTCTGTTGTGGCAACCGTTGATATTATCGTAAGATTTTTAATTCCATTTGCATCAGCTAAAGTTAGTTGGGATAATCGAACATTCTTTATGATTGGAATAATGAGTATGGCTACAGGTCGAATAT tTTTAATCGCaactaaatcatatttaatatctcTACCAATTGCTGCGTTAATTGGTTTTGGAAAAGGACTTCGAACAATTTTTATGGCGTTAGCGATACCTTCACATGTACCATTAACTCGATTACCAGCTGCGACTGGACTACAATTATTAGCTGGTGGATGTATGTCGTTAATATTAGGACCGGTTGTTG